The following DNA comes from Longimicrobium sp..
CGCGCTGGTCGCCTCGTCGCAGCGGGCCCGCGACGAGCTCGGCTGGGTGCCCGAGAAGCACACGCTGCAGGACATGATCGGTGACGCCTGGGAGTTCTACCGGACCCACGTCGCGTGATCTGATCAGAGGTATGACCGACACCGTCCTCGATGTCGCAGCCCGCGCCACCGCCGGCTTCCGTGCGCAGTACGGCACGGAACCGGCGGGCGTCTGGGCCGCCCCCGGCCGGATCAACCTGATCGGCGAGCACACCGACTACAACGACGGCTTCGTGCTGCCGATGGCCATCGACCGCGCCGCCTGGATCGCCCTGCGCCCGCGCGACGACTCGAAGGTGGCGATCCACTCGCTGGACTTTGGTGAGGACCGCGAGTTCGACCTCGATCACCTGGCCAGCACGGGCAACGAGTGGATCAACTACGTGCAGGGCGTGGCGTGGGTGCTCCAGAAGAAGACGCGCGGGCTGAAGGGGTGGGACGGCGTGACGGCCGGCGACGTGCCCATCGGCGCGGGGCTTTCGTCCAGCGCGGCCTTCGAACTGGCCTCCGCCCGCGCCTTTGCGTCCATTTCGGGGATGCCGTGGGATCCGCGCGAGATGGCGCTGGCCGCGCAGCGGGCGGAGAACGACTGGATCGGCGTGCGCTGCGGCATCATGGACCAGATGATCTCGGCCGCGGGCGAGGAGGGGCACGCCCTGCTGATCGACTGCCGCTCGCTGGAAACGCGCTCGGTGCCCATGCCGCCGGGGAGCGCCGTGGTGATCCTGGACACCGCCACCCGGCGCGGGCTGGTGGACTCGGCCTACAACGACCGGCGGCTCCATTGCGAGGAGGCGGCGGACTTCTTCGGGGTAGAGGCGTTGCGCGACGTAGACGTGGAGCGGTTCGAGCGCCTGGCGCCCAGGATGGAGAACGTGATGCGCCGTCGCGCGCGCCACGTCATCACCGAGAACGCGCGCACGCTGCAGGCGGCCGATGCGCTGGAGCGGGGCGACGCGGAGACGGTGGGCCGGCTGATGAACGAGAGCCACGCCAGCCTGCGCGACGACTTCGAGGTGTCGAGGAAGGAACTGGATGAAATCGTGGAACTGGCGCAGGGCCACGGCGCCTGCCGCGGCGCGCGGATGACGGGCGCGGGATTCGGGGGATGCGCGGTCGCACTGGTGGACGGGGAAGGCGCGGACGACTTCGCGCGCACCGTCGCGGAGGCCTACCAGTCCGCCACGGGGCTGGAGCCGCGCGTCTACGTCTGCTCGGCGTCGGCGGGCGCATCCATCGAGAGCACCACGCCCGTGCCCGCCTGAACTGCAAAAAAGCATCACGCAGAGAAAACGGAGAGGAC
Coding sequences within:
- the galK gene encoding galactokinase, translating into MTDTVLDVAARATAGFRAQYGTEPAGVWAAPGRINLIGEHTDYNDGFVLPMAIDRAAWIALRPRDDSKVAIHSLDFGEDREFDLDHLASTGNEWINYVQGVAWVLQKKTRGLKGWDGVTAGDVPIGAGLSSSAAFELASARAFASISGMPWDPREMALAAQRAENDWIGVRCGIMDQMISAAGEEGHALLIDCRSLETRSVPMPPGSAVVILDTATRRGLVDSAYNDRRLHCEEAADFFGVEALRDVDVERFERLAPRMENVMRRRARHVITENARTLQAADALERGDAETVGRLMNESHASLRDDFEVSRKELDEIVELAQGHGACRGARMTGAGFGGCAVALVDGEGADDFARTVAEAYQSATGLEPRVYVCSASAGASIESTTPVPA